The Armatimonadota bacterium region TAACAGAACCCGAGTTTATCAACAATAGCGGCAAATCTTGAACGGAAGAGCACATCCATGATCGAGTTGACAATCATTGGGAGAGATGGGAGCGCCTGCGCGGGCGATGGCCCCGTCACAGATGCGCCGGCAGAAGTGCTGGAGGCATTCCGCAACATGTATGAGCAAGTGGGTTATACTCCGCCCTGGGTGGGCTATGTCGCGCGAGAGGCCGGCAACAGTGTGGGCACCTGCGCCTTCAAGGGCCCACCGGCAGATGGGAGGGTGGAGATCGCGTACTTCACCTTCCCTCAATACGAGGGTCGCGGCGTCGCGACGCGAATGGCATCCACCCTCGTCAATATCGCGCGGGAGGCAGACCCGACGCTGACCATCACTGCGAGGACGCTCCCCGAGCAGAACGCCTCCACGAGGGTGCTGTCGAAGCTCGGATTCATGCTGGCCGGGACGGTGGAGGACCCGGAGGATGGCAGCGTCTGGGAATGGGTGCTGCAGAACGGCGGCTAGTCGCTGCCTCAGCATGGATTCGCGGAGGAGAGAGGCATGGAAATCAAGTCCGCAAAGCCCGCCGGGACCTGCACCATGTGCAACACGAGCTGGCCCGATCTCGCGAGCCTCGTGACCGATCCCGACCTCGAGGTTGTCGGCTATCAGGCCCGCTTCGACCGCCCGCACGAGGGCCTCGTGCTTGTAACACATATGCTCGAGCACTGCAGGACTACCCTTGCCATCAGCGTGGCAGATCTGCGGCCTTTGTACTTTGGGCCGGTCTATAGCGAGCGCATGACCGGTTCCAGCGACTGCCCCGGGTTGTGCCTGCTGCAGAATCGGCTGGAGGAGTGCGAAGCTCAGTGTGACATGGCCTGGGTGCGCCGGGTGATTCAGTTCATGCGCAGGCATGAGCTTCCCCCGGAATGGCCCGGACATGACTGAAACTGGGATGCGGCCTCGACTACTTCGGCCGCTGGAAGACGAGAATGTACTGGTGGTGGATGTTGGAAACGAACTGGTTGGGTACACCGAAGGGATAGAGGTTCTTATTGTCCTGGGCCAGGATAGTCACGCCGCGCAACGGGATTCCCACCGCCTCAATGCGCTCTGCTAGATGCGCGTGGTACAGGTAGAAGCGGGAACCGTGGCGAAAATCCGAGACCACGACGGCCATGTAGCGACCGGCTCGCAGCACCCGACCACATTCGGCGAACACGGCCGTGAGCAGCGCCAGGAACTCTTCATAGTCCTCCACATTCCCCAGGTCCCTCTTGTCCTGGCTGTACTGTGTCGGCAGGCCCTTTGCCTCACGCTCGGCCTGCACCTTCAACCCCGCCTTCTTGGTCAGGATGCTCCAGTACGGTGGACTGGTGACCACGAAATCCACGCTCTCACCGGGCATCTGCTTCAGCATCTCCAGCGCATCACCGACCAGGACTTCCTGGCGCGCAGATGTCAGGAGCCCGCCTGACGTCTCCTGCTCAATGCGCCTGCGGGCAATGTCCGCCCATTGCTCGGACAACTCGATACCCACGCCGGAGCGTTCACAGTTCGCACAGGCAATCAGCGTCGATCCGCTTCCGACGAAGGGGTCCAGCACGCGCTCTTCCGTCTTCGTGAAGAACCGGATCAGGCGCTCCACATCGAGCTCGCTGAAAGTAGCCGGGTGCAGAGCCTTGAGCTTGCTGCGCGGAGGGGTCCTGCTGAACACGAAGCTGTCGTCGAGTTGCGAAAGTATCTCCTCGGCATCCTGTGGGTCGCGCGAGTGCAGGAGCCAATCCACGAAGTCCGACAGAGCGCTTGCCGCGGGTTCGGGCATTCCGGAGGCCCGTGACATCCAGAAGCTCTTGGTCTCTCGCAGCCAGTCGCGGTTGGTCAGGTCATTGAGCTTGTTGCTGGGGCTGGCCTGGTCACTCAACGGGCGGGCCTCCTGTGCTTGCTGCCGTCGTCGCTGATTCCTGGGTCTGACGCATGAGATCGATGGCAATGTGGCTGCTTCCCGCCTGCATCGTGATGCGCACGGTGCGCAGGTCAGGGACCGGACTCACAGTGATCAGCAGCGCCTTCCCGGTCGGCCCGGCGCTGATCTTCTGGGGAGACTCGGGATAGCGGCGGCGATAGAACGTGACCACGTCGTCGAAGGAATCATGGGAGATAAGCTTCGCCGCCACCAGTCGCCCGTTTGAGGTCTTGATGTTCGTGCTGCCGTCGTGTTTCGCGCCCGGGTAAACCGCAAGGTCCAAGGGCTTCAGGTCCACGTCACCTTTGAGATCCTTGCCGGTGCGCACCGGCCCGACCGGTGTGGAGGGCTTGTGCGCCTGTGTCTCGCTCCCCTCAGTACCCGACCTGACGTCCTCGCTGTCCCGGGCGGGCTCCGCGGACTTGCCGGGAACTCTTGCGGGTGCCGGCCCGGGAGCCGACACCGCAGGTGCCTGCGGAGCCGAAGCAGGCGGCGTCTTCCGCGCGCAACCTGCGAAGATGCAGATGCACGCACACAGGACAAGGGCAGATCGGACCGTCATCTCGCGGCAGCGTCCTCGTTGAGACATCGTGTGGGATTGCTTGGCGTGCCGATGTTACCACAGGTGCCGGGGTCGGGCAACCGGCATGACCCGCGGTGCTGTGGGATGCGTGCCGGCCTCGCTTGTGTCCGGCGTCCGGTGCCCCCGGTGTCGGGGCCGTGCCGTGTGCTGTCAGGCGCCGGAAGGGCGGTCGGACCCGGTCCGCGGGGAAGGGCCTGTCGCCACCCTTCGGAGGCTCACGGCGTATCGGGGGCGGCAATCGGGATGCTTCCGCCCCCGGCCAAAGGCCATCGCCCGCTCCGCGTGCCGTGCGGCAACGGCTCAGGGCGAGGGGCACGCTGAACGCGAAGTCGGCCCCAGCCGGCAGGCGTGCCACAGAACCGTTGCTCCTGGGACAACCGTGAGCCAGTTTTGCCAAAGCCCGCGCAGCGTGCTATCATGCGCCCAGTTCAAGCGCAGCTTCCCTATGGCTGCGTTCATGTCTGAAGGGAGCCTGTCGCATGTCGTCACAGCGATCCAACGGCCGCCTGCATGTCGCCGTGTTGTTTGGTGGCCGGTCCGGAGAACACGAAGTGTCTGTTGCCTCCGCGAGGTCAGTTGTCAGCAATCTTGATCCCGAGAAATACGAGGTCACCCTCATCGGAATCACCAAGACAGGGCAGTGGGTCTTGCCCGAGGACAGTCAGCGGGCACTCACTGAAGGTCCGGGAAGCGTCGCGGCGCTTCCGGTCCACGCTCTCGCCGACTACGGCGCAGGCATTGTGCGCCCGGGTGAAAACGGCCTCACTCGACTGAACCAGGTGGACGTGGTCTTCCCCGTGCTGCACGGCACGTACGGGGAGGACGGCACCGTTCAGGGGCTACTGGAGCTGGCCGGTCTGCCCTATGTCGGGGCGGGCGTCCTGGGCAGCGCAGCGGGAATGGATAAGGTCATCATGAAGACCCTGTTCCGCGCCGAAGGACTGCAGAGCGCCGACGCTGTTCATTTCAAGCGCCGCGACTGGCAGGCTGACCGGCAGGGCATCCTGGCAAAAATAGCGGACGAAATCGGATTCCCGTGTTTCGTGAAGCCTGCGAACCTTGGCTCCAGCGTGGGCATCAGCAAAGCAAAGACGCCGGAAGATCTGGAGCCGGCAATCGATCTTGCGGCCGAGTTCGATCTGAAGGTGCTGGTGGAACAGTCGGTAGAGAACGCCCGCGAAATCGAGTGCAGCGTCCTGGGCAATGACGAGCCGCGCGCTTCGGTGCTCGGGGAAATCATTCCTTCTCGCGAGTTCTATTCATACGAAGCGAAATACGTGGATGACGCGTCAGGGCAGATCATCCCGGCTGACCTGCCAAAGGACGTGACCGAGGAGATTCGCGACATGGCCGTGCGCGCCTTCAAGGCTGTGGACTGCGCGGGCCTGGCGCGCGTCGACTTCCTCGTGCGCCGCGACGACAATGAGGTCTACATCTCCGAGATCAACACTATCCCCGGCTTCACCCAGATCTCCATGTACCCGAAGCTCTGGGAGGCGTCCGGCCTGCCGTACCCGAAACTCCTGGACGAATTGATTCGTCTGGCGCTGGAGCGACACGCGGAGCGAGCCAGCCTTCGGACGAGTTACTCTACGGGGTAGACCGACCCTCTCGGTCGGCACCTGTTTCGCAAGGTCGGCGGATCGGGTCCAGGCACCGAGTTCGGAAGAGGCTCGAACTCGGATGCCGGTCCCCCGCAGACGGCGCGCGGCGCCCTGCCTGCCCGCTCGTCCGGAGGACGTCCGGCCGAAGGCCCTTAGCCCCGTGCTTCAGCGCGGGACCAAACCTCAGGCCAGGACTTCCTCGATGAACACCTCGCGGCCCTCGGCCAGGGAACGCTCCCCGGCTTCCAGAACCGCGATGACCTCCACGATTTCGTCCAGCGGAACCACGAACTTGCGGCCTTCGCGGATCATGTTCAGGAACTGCTCCAGGAGATAGATGTACAGGTCGGACAGGTCGGGCATCACCGATCGCCAGCCCCCGGTGCCGTACAGGTTGATCTGGTACCCCGCGCGCATGTACTCGCGTTCGGCTACCATGAGGATGAGATCGCGGCCGTTGGCGTACCGCACACGCACTACATTGCGCCCAGGCTGGCCCACGTTGTAGCTGCTCACCGCACCGGGCCCGAGCACTGCGTAGGCCGTCTCCAGCGCGTGAATGCCGTAGTAGACCAGGGCATTGCCGCAGATGGTCGTCGCGAGATTGATGTCTCCGAGGCTCGGAACTTCCGCGGCCAGATTGAGGATGTCCGGCACGAATCGCAACGAACTCGCGGACATGAGCGGAGCGCCGGTGCGCTTGGCCACATCCACGATCTCCTTGGCTCTCCTCGCGGTGAGGGCAATGGGCTTGTCGATGAAAGTCGGGATGCCCTTCTCCATCGCGGGGATCGCATAGTCCGCCTGCTTCGCGGACCCGTCATCCACAATGCAGACCGCGTCCACGTCTACCGTGCATTCCTCGGGCGTGTCGGTGACTTCGGGGATGGAGCAGACGTCGGCGAGCCTCTCGGCCCACTCACGATGCGGGTCCCAGACCTTTGTGACCTGCACACCCTCCATCTTGCGGCTGGCCGCGGCGAAGGTCCACTGATACTGCTTGGACTTCTCCGGGTCATAGCCGTTGAATGCACTGGCGAACGCCGTTCCGTGGAAGGACCCCGGGGTGCGGGGTGCGTCCATGTAACCGTAGGTTGCTGCGGATATGAGCCCAACCTTGATCATCCGAAAACCCTCCTGATTGCGGCCCGAAGGACCGCGTTGACGGCCGGAGGACTCTTGCCCGCGCTGCCGCGAAACACCTCCCTGCTCGGCGAGGAGGAACCCTCCGCTCCTCGCGGAAACACTCTGCGGGAGGTGTTCGATGAACTCGCATGAACGCGTGATGACTGCTCTGGACTTCGGCATTCCCGATCGGGTGCCCCGGTTCGACAGCTTCTGGCCCGAATGGATCCAGGCGTGGCGTCACCAACGGCCGGAACTCGGCGATGTCTCGCCGGAGGACCACTTCGGTGTGGATATCTACATCGCGGTGGGTGATGAGACCCTCTGCCCAAGCCGGGCGGAAATCATCGCTCAGACCGAGACCAGCCTGACCCGCCGCGACGGGTGGGGGCGCGTCATCCGCACCATCCCGGGCGGGTTCTTCTACGAGCAACTGGAGAGCGCCCTGAAAAGCCCCGGCGACCTGGATTCCCTGCCTATCGATCCGCCCGATCTGGAGTCGCGTTACGCCGAACTCGATGCCCGCATGTCCGAACTGAAACAGCGCTTCTGCGTTTTCGCGAAAGTCGGCGGCCCTTTCATCCGCTCCGGTTTTGTGCGGGGTGATGTTGCTTATCTGATGGACATGGCCGAGGACCCGGATTTCGCCGCAGAATTGACCATGCGCATCGCGGATCATCTCATCGCGATTGGCCTCGAGGAGCTGCGGCGCTGGGACCTGTACTCCTCGGGCGTCTGGATTTACGATGACATGGCCTCCAACTCCGGCCCCATGTTCTCGCCGCGCACTGCCGAGAAAGTGCTGGTTCCAGCGTGGGCGAAGATGGTCCGGGCGTTCAAGGACGCCGGTGCACGCAAGGTCATCCTGCACAGTGACGGCAATATCGGGCCTTTGCTGGACGTCTTCATCGACATCGGCTTCGACGGCATCAACCCGGTCGAACCCAAGGCCGGTCTGAACCCCCTGGAACTGCGCCGCAAGTACGGGAAGAAGCTTGCGCTACTGGGCGGCGTGTGCAATGCTTTCGTGCTGCCCCGGGGGTGCCCGGATGAACTGCGCGCCCACGTGCTCGAGGTGCTGTCCGCGGGAGTTGAGGGCGGTCTGGTTATCGGCACCCACAGCATCGGTCCGGACATCAGCATCGAGACCTATGAGCAATATGCTCATCTGCTGGATGAGCTCGCGACGTACCCCATGTCTCTACCCGTCTGAGGGCGCTTGAGCGACCCGTGCACGGAGAGTTCGAGTGAAAAGGAGTCCGCAATCATGAAAGTGGGTTTCGCCCGAGCCGACGTGACCCCGGCAATCGGTAAGGAAGTCCCCGGTAGTCTCTGCAAACGATTCAGCACAAGCTTCCACGATCCGCTTTACGCCTCCGCCATGGTCATCGAAGACGGCGCCAACCGAGTGGCGCTGGTGGGTCTGGACAACCTTTCTGTGCGGGCATCGGTGGTGAAGGCCGCGCGGGAGATCATCGAGGCGAAGACGGGAATCCCCGGCGGGAACGTGATGGTCGGCTGTTCGCATACTCACGCAGGCGGGCCCGGCATGGGGGCGCTTCCCGGTGAGTTCTCCCGGGCGTCCGACCCGGAACTTTGCGAACGCCTGGCCCAGGAGCACGCAACATCCGCAGACCCGTGCTACCTGGAGGAACTCAAGGGGCAGATCGCCAGCGCGGTCATCACGGCCGACCAGCGCAAGCAGGAGGCCGTATTGCACGTAGGCCGGGGTTGCGAGAAGACCGTGGCCTTCAACCGCCGGTTCGTCATGAAAGACGGGTCGCAGATGACCCACCCCGGCAAAGGCAATCCGGACATCGTGGGGCCCGCCGGACCCGTGGACCCGGAAGTCGGCGTTCTCAGCGCCTGGACCCCCGACCGCAGGTTCCTGGGCGCACTCGTCAATTTCACTCTCCACGGCACGGTGGGCACAGGAGGGATCAGTTCCGACTGGATTCACTACATGCGCGAGACGGTCACCCGGGTCATGGACCCGGAGTCCGTGGTGGTCTTCCTCAACGGCGCCTGCGGCGATGTGACCCAGGTGGATAACCTGTCCATGCAGGAATCCGAGTTCGGCGAAAAGTGGGCCCGGCGGATCGGGACAAAAGTGGGTGCCGAGGCGCTGAAAGTCATCGCGGATGCTGAACCCGGCGAAATGACGCCCGTCGCGGCAAGACAGAAGACGATCAAGATCAAGACCCGTGAAGTCGGACAGGAGCGTTACGAACAGGCCCTGCGAGACATTGACGACCCCGATATCTCCGAGACAGACAAGATCTACATCCGCGACCTCATCCTCCTGCACGAGCAGAACAAGTGGGAGCCCGAAGTGGACTGCGAGATTCAGGCTATCCAGGTGGGCCCCGTGGTTTACCTGGCCAACCCTGCCGAGTACTTCTGCCAGTTCGGCTTGAACATCAAGGAGCGCTCGCCTTTCCCCTTCACCTACGTCGTCGAGCTTGCAAACGGGTGCATCGGCTATGTGCCTACGGCTGAAGCGCTGGGCCCGAGGGGTGGCGGATACGAGCCGCGCCTTGCCATGAGCAGCAAGCTTGTCCCCGATGCCGGGAAGATGATCGAGGACGCATCGGTGGAACTGGCCCAGTCCCTCACTCCCGGCGACATCCCGCCGAGGCCCACGGTGCCTCACGTCGGGACACCCTGGGGCTGGGGAGCATCCAAGTCCAGCACCACTTGATTCCGGAGGAAGCACCGTGTCCGACCCTGCACCCCGGCGCATCTTGGGGAAGCTGTTCCTGCTGGCCTTTATCACTGGATTCAGTGGGGCCATCATGCCTGGTCCCCTGCTGGTGGCCACCATCGGCCAGACCACCGTGCAAGGGTTCCGCGCGGTGATCGGCCTCATCACAGGACACGCGATCCTGGAACTCGTGATCGTGGGGCTGCTGGTGAGTGGGTTGCAGGCAGTGATCAACCGGCCCAGAGTGCGGGGCGGGATTGGTCTCGTGGGCGGCGCGGCGTTGCTGTGGATGGGCTGGGATATGATCGCCCATGCCGCTGACACTTCAATCAAAATGCAGGCGGGTCAGGGCGCGTATTCGTGGGCGCAACTGCTGATCTGGGGAGCGGGGCTGTGCGCGGCGAACCCGTATTTCACGGGCTGGTGGGCAACAATAGGCGCGGGGCAACTGGCGCACATGGCCCCGCGCAGCCTCACGGAGTACCTCGCCTTCTACCTGGGACACGAGGCGTCAGATTACGTCTGGTATTCCGTCGTGGGCCTGCTGATCGTAAGCGGCAAGGACTTCCTGCTGCAGAACGTGGCGATCTACCACGGCGTGATCTACACCTGTGGGATCGTGATACTGCTGCTGGGGCTTTGGTTCGTGTACACGGGGATCCGGTTCGTGTCGGGGAGGGTCAACGTCGGCAGCGACGAGGCAGTGGAAGGGTGATGGCGACAGAATCACCTGCAGCCGCAATACTTTGTGGGAGCGGGCTTGTTCGCGAACGTCTTCGACCGACACGGCTAACGACTTCGCGGGCAAGCCCGTACCCACAAGCACACTGAACGTATCCGCCTTGCCGTCCCCCCTACCCCGCCTTGCCGCCGCCGAAGAGCTTCACCACAAGGTCCCACGCCCCCGACCACTGCAGCCCCGAGATCACCATCACCAGCCCGAAAATCCGCTTCAGCACCGGCCCCGGCAGGTGCTCGGCAAGGGGCACGCCGATGAAGACCGTCCCCAGCACCGCACCGATGGCCAGGCATGCGGCGAGGGACAGGTCCACATTGCCGTTGAGATGATGCCGCCACGACCCTGCAAGGGCCGAAGGGATCATGACCGCGAGAGAGGTGCCGATGGCCACCTTGATGCCGTCCGGGCCCGTCTTCCACAGGAGCACGATGAGCGGGACCATGATGATCCCGCCACCAATGCCGATAAGTCCGGAGAATGCCCCTACCGCCAACCCTACGGCCAGATACTGCGCCCACGCGATGATTGCAGCCAAGGTCAGATTCCTTCCTTCCGCCTACTCAGCCTTGTAGGGCCGCCTGCGCTTGTGCCCAGGTGAGAATACCGTTCTTCGCCCCCAGCACCTGCACGACCGACGCCGCATTTGCGGTTCCGATGCGCATGGCCTGTCCCAGGTCCAGCCCTCGGTGCAGGCCAACAGCGCAGGCGGACGCGAAGGCGTCTCCCGCGCCCACCGTGCTGACCACCGGGCCCTCAATGATCGGGACCTTCCAGTGTCCGCCGGCGTTCATGCCCTCGCTGCCCTCGCTGCCGTAGGTGATCACCACATTGGCGCACCCCGCGTCCAGCAGCATCTTCAGCATCCGCTCCTCGTCCCCCGGGCCGCGGTCAGGCGGAACCCCGGTGATCTCGTAAGCTTCGGAGCGATTACACACCAGCAGCGTGACGTGGCGGAGCATTGGCGCCAGTCCGTCCATGCCCAATGCCCGCTGTTCCTTGCCGGGGTTGAGCGCAACGCGAATACCCCGTTCGCCACAGAACTCCACGATCCGCGCAAAGACCGCTGCAGTCTCACCCGCCATGGAGTTCATATAGACCCAGGATGTCCGCGCCAGGTGATCCCAGTCGATCTCAGACTCCCGCAGGAAGGCGCTGGC contains the following coding sequences:
- a CDS encoding GNAT family N-acetyltransferase, whose translation is MIELTIIGRDGSACAGDGPVTDAPAEVLEAFRNMYEQVGYTPPWVGYVAREAGNSVGTCAFKGPPADGRVEIAYFTFPQYEGRGVATRMASTLVNIAREADPTLTITARTLPEQNASTRVLSKLGFMLAGTVEDPEDGSVWEWVLQNGG
- a CDS encoding carbohydrate kinase family protein, with amino-acid sequence MTQHMHRDFTCVGSATEDVFISVPDAQLFRVEDRQQEIAYLALEYGAKIRVGDVHIDTGGGATNTAVTFARMGLKTGIVTKIGMDGPGDRVLEGMARDGIETGGVVRDSEHRTGYSVIITGFTGDRTILVYRGASAFLRESEIDWDHLARTSWVYMNSMAGETAAVFARIVEFCGERGIRVALNPGKEQRALGMDGLAPMLRHVTLLVCNRSEAYEITGVPPDRGPGDEERMLKMLLDAGCANVVITYGSEGSEGMNAGGHWKVPIIEGPVVSTVGAGDAFASACAVGLHRGLDLGQAMRIGTANAASVVQVLGAKNGILTWAQAQAALQG
- a CDS encoding site-specific DNA-methyltransferase; protein product: MSDQASPSNKLNDLTNRDWLRETKSFWMSRASGMPEPAASALSDFVDWLLHSRDPQDAEEILSQLDDSFVFSRTPPRSKLKALHPATFSELDVERLIRFFTKTEERVLDPFVGSGSTLIACANCERSGVGIELSEQWADIARRRIEQETSGGLLTSARQEVLVGDALEMLKQMPGESVDFVVTSPPYWSILTKKAGLKVQAEREAKGLPTQYSQDKRDLGNVEDYEEFLALLTAVFAECGRVLRAGRYMAVVVSDFRHGSRFYLYHAHLAERIEAVGIPLRGVTILAQDNKNLYPFGVPNQFVSNIHHQYILVFQRPK
- a CDS encoding sulfite exporter TauE/SafE family protein, which translates into the protein MAAIIAWAQYLAVGLAVGAFSGLIGIGGGIIMVPLIVLLWKTGPDGIKVAIGTSLAVMIPSALAGSWRHHLNGNVDLSLAACLAIGAVLGTVFIGVPLAEHLPGPVLKRIFGLVMVISGLQWSGAWDLVVKLFGGGKAG
- a CDS encoding LysE family transporter; the protein is MSDPAPRRILGKLFLLAFITGFSGAIMPGPLLVATIGQTTVQGFRAVIGLITGHAILELVIVGLLVSGLQAVINRPRVRGGIGLVGGAALLWMGWDMIAHAADTSIKMQAGQGAYSWAQLLIWGAGLCAANPYFTGWWATIGAGQLAHMAPRSLTEYLAFYLGHEASDYVWYSVVGLLIVSGKDFLLQNVAIYHGVIYTCGIVILLLGLWFVYTGIRFVSGRVNVGSDEAVEG
- a CDS encoding D-alanine--D-alanine ligase, encoding MSSQRSNGRLHVAVLFGGRSGEHEVSVASARSVVSNLDPEKYEVTLIGITKTGQWVLPEDSQRALTEGPGSVAALPVHALADYGAGIVRPGENGLTRLNQVDVVFPVLHGTYGEDGTVQGLLELAGLPYVGAGVLGSAAGMDKVIMKTLFRAEGLQSADAVHFKRRDWQADRQGILAKIADEIGFPCFVKPANLGSSVGISKAKTPEDLEPAIDLAAEFDLKVLVEQSVENAREIECSVLGNDEPRASVLGEIIPSREFYSYEAKYVDDASGQIIPADLPKDVTEEIRDMAVRAFKAVDCAGLARVDFLVRRDDNEVYISEINTIPGFTQISMYPKLWEASGLPYPKLLDELIRLALERHAERASLRTSYSTG
- a CDS encoding Gfo/Idh/MocA family oxidoreductase, which gives rise to MIKVGLISAATYGYMDAPRTPGSFHGTAFASAFNGYDPEKSKQYQWTFAAASRKMEGVQVTKVWDPHREWAERLADVCSIPEVTDTPEECTVDVDAVCIVDDGSAKQADYAIPAMEKGIPTFIDKPIALTARRAKEIVDVAKRTGAPLMSASSLRFVPDILNLAAEVPSLGDINLATTICGNALVYYGIHALETAYAVLGPGAVSSYNVGQPGRNVVRVRYANGRDLILMVAEREYMRAGYQINLYGTGGWRSVMPDLSDLYIYLLEQFLNMIREGRKFVVPLDEIVEVIAVLEAGERSLAEGREVFIEEVLA